TCATTCACTGGTCTCGTCACGCATTCAGTCAATGAcatcacaaacaaacagtgaTAGCTAATCAGAACAGAAACTGATGCTGCCAGGCAGGAAGCATCCTTTCCCTGTGGCTTCTATGGTGATGATGTCATATTTACAGGACATGAAGTCATACAAAGACTGAACCTGAATACCTGAAGTGATTGCTTGTCTCTCCTATTCAGTGTCTCATGGTCAAGGGCCAGCACTGTCGCTTTCTCtagctcgctctctctttctttcattctttctttcaCCGTGTCTCACATTCCATTGCTTTATTTATATTCCCTGCCCTGTCCTTGCTCCCTCTCTTCCGTTCTCTTTATTGTTGAGAATCTCAACAACCCTCTCACCCTcgcttctctacctctctctctgtcctctagcttctctacctctctctctgtcctctagcttctctacctctctctctgtcctctagcttctctacctctctctctgtcctctagcttctctacctctctctctgtcctctagcttctctacctctctctctgtcctctagcttctctacctctctctctgtcctctagcttctctacctctctctctgtcctctagcttctctacctctctctctgtcctctagctTCTTCCTTTGGTAActcaccactctctctgtctctctgtctctctacctttaCGTATCTCTCTACATATCCTCTCTCTATCTTTACATATCTCTCtacatatcctctctctctgtctctatctttaCATATCTCTCTACATATCTTCTCTCACCTTCTCGTATGCTGGTGACTGCCTCTCTTTCATTCTTTcatcccttctttctctctttccttagCTATTTTTCTGTAAACAATCCATTATAAAGTAGGCATCGTGGTAGACAACAAATAAGACGGATATCCCAACTGCTCTGCACCCTCAAGTACACCAACCTATTTACAGTATAACTGTCAGAGTTAGTACAACAGTAGTGGCAGGAATGTAGTAACTGTCATAACTGTAATCATAGCACTCGTAGTAGCAGAAGCAGTCGTAATAGTagaaatagtagtagtagtaacatgtATATAATAGTCGTAGCACTTGTAGTTCTAATATTCCTAAAAGTGACAACAGTTACAGCATTCGCAACAGTAAGTAGCGCTGGTATTAGCTGTAGAGCGTTACAGGTGTCCGCTGACCCCTGATTGCAGGCGTCGTCACGGCAACCAACAACCCAGACAGGTGAGGTGCACCTGTTCTAGTAACAGCCTTGGTTgtctactgtaatgtactgtattatactatgTACAATATTGTACTGTGTACTGTCAGCCATTGTTGTTTAGCCCTGCATTAAGTTAGAAGTCACAATCTAACCCCCCCTTTGTATCCCCTGCTGTCCTGTACTACTGATAGAGATAGACATTATCCAGTAGGACATCAGAGGGTTAACTAGGGAGGTACAGAGTCTTTAACAAGGGGTTCCCCCATGCCCTGAGAGGGGCCGGGCGAAGAGAGGAATGGGGGTGGGTACTTAAAGTCTGATTCAGCCAAATATGAGGTGTAGATTGATGGAGACGGCGAGTAGCGAGAGGgcgaggaggagtgagagagagggggatgaggtggaggaggagtTGGGAGGGAGGCCATCGAAGTCGGGCGGACACTCGAGCTCGAAGCATCGCAGCGTGTTGCCGGCGTCCTCGTTCCCGTAGTTCGCCCAGTACTCCTCGGCGTCGAGTTTGGGTAGCGCTGCCTCTTCCTCGCCGAGCTCGTACTTGACATTGGTGGAGGTCACGATGGGTGGGTTGTTCTTTCCTTGGGGGAACGGGAAGGCCTTGATGGTCTCGGAGCTCTTCTCGAACAGTGCCTTGGTCTGGGACTGGGGCTTGTGCTTGGAGAACCACCATCTTGTCTTGGTGCTGAAGGTCCTCGTGGTGGAGCCGGCCAGGGTGCCGGGGTCGGGGAGAGGGCAGAGGGCGAAGTCCATCTCACGGAGGAAGCGGAGGTCCATCCCGCGGCGGGGGGAAGGGGAGGCACACAACAGCTCGGACGATGAGACGCGGGCGCCACGGAACCACTCCCACAGGGGGAGGGCCTCGCAGCCACAGGACCAGGGGTTCCCATTGAGACGGAGGAACTCGATGCCCTGGGTGTCACGAAGTGCCTGCCCAGGGAGCTCAGCCAATGAGTTGTTGAACAGGAAGAGCATGGTGAGGCGTCCGAGGTCGCGGAACGCCCGGCGGTTAACCTGGCGCACACGGTTGTCGTGGAGAAGAAGGCGGTCCAGGTTGACCAGGCCACGGAACACGTTCTCGGACAGAGTGCGGATACGGTTGCCATGCAGGAAGAGCTGGCTCAGGTTGATGAGGTCAGAGAAGAGGTCATCCTGGAGGAAGTGGAGCTGGTTCTCCTACAAGGAGGAAACAGGAAGAGGAAGTGGTCAGGTGGGGTCAGGTGATAATGGGCTACATCTCAGTAGTGGTGAGGTGATAAACATTACACCTTCCACTGAAAGGGCATCTCATAACTATCACTGATGCAGCATGATTTGTATCATGATACAACATGATGTAATTGTGATTGTGATGATATAAAATGATGTAATTTTCACAGTCCTATGAGAATtccctgtagtgtgtgtgtatgtgtgtgcgtgtgtatacatgtgtccccgtgcgtgcctgtgtgcgtTAATATATCTGTACTGCCCCTACCTGCAGGTAGAGGAACTGCAGGCTGTAGAGCTTGTGGAACAGGTCATGGGGCAGGGCGGTAAGCTTGCAGCGGTGCATGTGGAGACTCTGGAGTTTCTCCAGGCCCCTGAAGGCCCCTCCTTCCAGCCTGCGCAAGTGAGAGTTGTCCCCCAGGTCCAGCTCCTCTAGGTCCCTCAGCTCACTGAAGGAGCCAGCCTCAATCCACGTGATGTTGTTCGAGAAAAGCCACAGGACCtataggggagagggagggaggggaggagggagggagagtgtgaatATCAATATGTATTCTAGGGTCAGGTATTATTCTATGGTAATATTGTAGGTAAGGCAATGCACTCAAActcaaaaagaaaaaaaatattgagagcaaagagagagagagagagagagaggtcaaaaGAAGCACACACCATGTCTCATTTAAACACTCTATAGTCTCTTACCTGAGTCCCGAAGCCGAAAGAGCCGACTCTGAGCTCCGTGATTCGGTTGTTCTGTAGGAACACGCGCTGCGAGTCGTAGGGCACGCCCACGGGCACGGAGGTGAAGTTCTGCGCCTGGCAGCTCACGGTCATGGGAGTCGGGTAGCACACGCACAGATGCGGGCACGCCGCCGACGGACCGGGCTTGCCTAGGACCAGCCACACCACCAGCCACAGGGAGAGGCcgcctgggagagagagggaagcggGGAGAAGTGAGTCTAGATGCGGGGTCGGGAAGGCGAAGCTAGCGGGAGCTGTCTGGTAGATGTGGTTCTGAAACTGTTTGCTGGCGGCCCGGATGGCAAACTGCTGCTGGAAATGTTGCAGTTGAATCTCAATACAGCTGATCACAGTCAAAACTCAGATCACAATCAAAGCGTTGCTTATGTACCAAATCAATACATTTCTTTTTTGGATGCAGCAATAGCTTTTTCTCCCCAACATCAGTTTAAATTGTCAGGTTTGAATGCGGAGAAATGACGAAAAGTTAGCTGGAGCTGTCCAGTAACAAGGGTGCTGAAACTGTTGACGCAGACACTCAATTGCCGCAATAAACCACATTGCTACCTTCAGTTGATGCTAAATACTTTATGTAAAGCCTTTGTCTAATCTGAATACCTCAAATGTATCATTTTGAGATTGATGGAAACATTCGCAAAATATCATCATATTGATGGAATGAGATTGCAATTTGAATACTGATTAAATAATTAACTCTCAATTTAGACAATATAAAGCTCAGCTAATTCTTAATCAGTAAAGATTACAGCATCAAGAGCTCATATGATGACAGAGATGACGTATGATCACTTTAGAAGGCGTGATTGAGTAACCAAGTCTGTGCGTAAAACTGCGTTTCTCTCTTTGCCTGCGTAAGACATTACGCACAGCAGAATCTCAAAGTAAACCAAAGCAAATCGTATCTAAAACTTTTACAAACATATGACAAGTCTAAGTTAAGTTCCATATCTTACACTGGCGATATCTATCTATTGAATAGTTGCAAAGTAGGCCTACATCATAAAGTAAAATCAAAGTACAATCATAACAAAATTGCAAGTGTAAAATGTCCCATACTAAATCTATTTTACAAACGTATTGGAATTACAACCCATGTTCATAGAAAAAATAAGCTATTACTGTCTCTAACATGGCTGCAAAGCACACATTTTGTTTTGATATTATCTGTGAATCATGCATTCCATTGCTAACTGGGTGAATGATTCCCAAACTATCAAATAAGATACTTTCTCAAAATCATAGTAGCCTAACTAATGCACAACGCCTCTTACACTATTACATCATCAGACAAGTAGAATATAACGGGAAACCGTTAGAAAAGTGGTAGAAATAGGTCAAGTGGAGGAATGAGTCTCAAAACTATCACGTAAGATACTTTCCAAAAGTCATAGTAACTAATGCACAACAGTATAAACCAATAGATGGTGGTAAGAAAAGCCGCATAAACTTACTTTTGCAGTTGCGCATGAATGAGCATCGTCTGCTCCGAGCGGTTGTAGGGGTGTCCATTTCAAACCAAAGCCGAAAGCGAGTTAGCCTGAGAGGGTGAAATACTGCCTGCTATCTCCGCTGACTGGTGCTCTGGACGATTGGTTCCCGAGTCGGAGCGACTGAGAGAGTACCAAATGTTGGGTCCCGGTGTCCCATTTATACTCGAGAATCCCGTTAGCGCCTACGGTTGTGGGCACCACGGAATCCCCTACGTCACGGCCAGGTCATGATCTAAGGGGGGGAGAGGTGGGCCGTGCACCGTGCGTCGGACATCGGGCGGGTGGGTGACGAGAGGATTCTTGGAGAGAGCGCGCGCGCAACCGCAGATAGCCTAGACAGCGCTCCAAGATAGAGAAGGAGGAGATTCAGACAGACTCACGCGGAAGGGAGGGATGATGTGagtgagaggaagggagggaggtatggaggcaCGGTGCCCGGTAATGACTGCGCTTTGTGGAGGAGCGGAGGACGGGTAGAGAGAGCAGCACGAGGTTCGCTTCCCGGCTCGCGATCAGAAGCAGCTATGGTCTGTTTCCGGGCGGCACCGGCACGCCtcagagagaggggtaatagagagatgaATGGAtatggagagaagagaaggaagagagaggaaaggagatcaGTGGAAAGGGGGGGGCATTTACATACTGCCAAAGGGAGGTTGTCACACAGACATTTATGAATGAATAATTCTACTTCGCCTATTAGGAGAGTGGAGACCTAGTAAATACAACCCACTGGACAAGGGCGCACAGCACTCTCATATGTGCCGAAATAGTTGTTGACATGGGACATGAGTCGGGAATGAATGAGTAGTTATTATGAGTGGGACACATTCAGGTTATGAGATACAGATGGACTTTGGAAAGTGAAGGTGAGGGTTCTAACGATATAATTGGGATTATCATTCTATGGTTCCAATTGGCTAACTGGTAGAACTCCGAACATTTTGGTGTCATTAGTTTTGGTGGAATTGGTCTGGCCAGCGTAGTGTTATGCTCATTTGGTGCTGTATACTTTCAAGCCAACTCAATGACAACCCCTGAAGACTGACTTGCTTTGCTCCCTAGGCTTTAGTTCagcgggctaacacagtcttgtggtgCACAGGAGACCCAGTCagctacatacagacagacacataaagagacagacaggctttagctcagcgggcTAGCTCAGTCTTGTGACATACAGGGGACCCGGATTCCCCTGCCTCTCCCACACTATCAGCTGAGTGCATTAGTTCCCTGGGCTTTAAAGGAACAGCCAGTTAAACAGATAAAGGAACAGCAAGTTAATCAGATAAAGGAACAGTCAGTTAATCAGATAAAGGAACAGTCAGTTAATCAGATAAAGGAACAGCAAGTTAATCAAATAAAGGAACAGTCAGTTAATCAGATAAAGGAACAGTCAGTTAAACAGATAAAGGAACAGCAAGTTAATCAGATAAAGGAACAGTCAGTTAATCAGATAAAGGAACAGCAAGTTAATCAAATAAAGGAACAGTCAGTTAATTAGACAAAGGAACAGCAAGTTAATCAAATAAAGGAACAGCCAGTTAATCAGATAAAGGAACAGTCAGTTAAACAGATAAAGGAACAGCAAGTTAATCAGATAAAGGAACAGTCAGTTAATCAGATAAAGGAACAGCAAGTTAATCAAATAAAGGAACCGCCAGTTAATCAGATAAAGGAACAGCAAGTTAATCAAATAAAGGAACAGTCAGTTAATCAGATAAAGGAACAGTCATTTAATCAGATAAAGGAACAGCCAGTTAATCAGATACATTAACAGTCAGTTAATCAAATAAAGGAACAGCCAGTTAATCAGATAAAGGAACAGTCATTTAATCAGATAAAGGAACAGTCAGTTAATCAGATAAAGTAACAGCCAGTTAATCAGATAAAGGAACAGTCAGTTAAACAGATAAAGGAACAGCAAGTTAATCAGATAAAGGAACAGTCAGTTAATCAGATAAAGGAACAGCAAGTTAATCAGATAAAGGAACATTCATTTAATCAGACAAAGGAACAGCAAGTTAATCAAATAAAGGAACAGCCAGTTAATCAGATAAAGGAACAGCCAGTTAATCAGATAAAGAAACAGCCAGTTAATCAGATAAATGAACAGTCAGTTAATCAGATAAAGGAACAGTCAGTTAATCAGATAAAGGAACAGGCAGTTAATCAGATAAAGGAACAGCCATTTAATCAAATAAAGGAACAGCCAGTTAATCAGAAAAATTAACAATTAGTTAGATAAAGGAACAGCCATTTAATCAAATAAAGGAACAGCCAGTTAATCAGAAAAATGAACAATTAGTTAGATAAAGGAACAGCcagttacagttttttccaactgcttacacacaaaatcttttcatgtcacacgatttttgaaacctctcactcaaagtgcaaaactacacacaaaatctccaaaaccataagctatttctcagcctttgactcagttgtcaattgcataaaacacttttttcaaaacactacacacaattctctacctaaaacacaaaaatctaacaggaagtgacttgctttccttttccaaacacaaccaatcaaaatgctacacttattcaccaggtcaaacacactctcctcacatgttcaaacactaattgcttaactgatcactaaccaatcactgctttactgtagtataggactgttttgaacaatggatgccaacaatggacagagagcaagaggagtaggagggagaggcaggggacaacaacgaggacaaattcaaagacgaatagttggaagaggaggaggaagaggaagaggaagaggaagaggaagaggaagaggaagaagaggacgagggcaaagaagagaaggaaggagagccatctctgatgagattagggcaacacttgttgattatgtgatcaaccacggtttgaccatgagagaggctggactgagagtccagcccaacttgagtcgatttacagtggcgtccataattcgaaccttcagaaatgagaacaggtatgcaactatctaatgactattttagcattaaagtaatgtactgtaaaatacgtatgactgcagagggcataaacatttgtaactctaagccatccatttactgcactgcattgaatgaatgaggttggttatcatgctgtactacatttttgtgtacattgtttacagttcctatgctgaacacatactgtgtttgaattttgtacagagtggaaaggcaaagacatcatggaggacgaggaagcttgtttacagatgtacaggagactgcaattataaatatggttttggccaacaatgcaattaggatttgagagataagagaacatatcttgaataatgacaccatatttaacaacatcaatgctgtaagcctgtcgaccatacaacacatcctccaacggcaccaagtgacgatgaaacaactttacaaggtgccatttgagagaaactctgacagagtcaagaatctgcgaaaaacgggtcctccatcacaatgccatactgggtccgtacaacaccggccatatgctcacttttctggatgcaatttacacaatgcttgtccctgatccagatcaggagcctgctagatttgtggttatatgggacaatgttagttttcaccgggctgttctggtccaaaactggtttgccacccatccacaatttgtagttttgtacctacccccatattcaccttttctaaatcccatagaggaattcttctcagcctggcgctggaaagtgtatgatcgccaacccctatgcccgcatgccgcttctccaggaaatggaggacgcatgtggggacatagaggttgcctctgtccaaggttggatacgccatgctaggagatacttccctcgatgtttggcaagagaaaacgtatcttgtgatgtggacgaagtattgtggccagacccagcccggagaagagatgaagcgtagcttagcactggtgactgcccccccctaccaattcctggactgcccccccgggaccccacacacacaattgtgttctttactgtattctaaagaatatacttttggtttacatatgtttatggttttgttgtatgctactgtatacaacagtaatgtttggcctaataaatattttctgtttctacattgcattggtgtttacagtgtacttgttacccctctcagtagattactttcactgtagaacattgtattgaaatgtagatataagcctatgaaagaccaaagagctttagatttagaacaacagtgtttacatggtatatccaaaaatttactattatgaaagaagtgtatGCCATttaatgcaaatgcttcattctgacatgtgtttatggcattttgaatgcagtgttacattttgaaggacatgtgaggcattttgcattttgtgtgtgcagttttgggaattgtgtgtagagttttgaaaaaaggagacatcgttttgaaaacgtgtgtaagcagttggaaaaaactgtaagcaGATAAAAGAACAGCCAGTAAGTCAGATAAAAGAACAGCCAGTAAATCAGATAAAAGTACAGCCAGTTAATCAGATAAAGGAACAGCCAGTTAATCAGATAAAGAAACAGCCAGTTAATCAGATAAAGGAACAGCCAGTTAATCAGATAAAGAAACAGCCAGTTAATCAGATGAGTGATGGAGGGAATCCATGTTGTTGtttcacacctcctcctcctgaaGATCTGGACCTCGGTACTCTACTGCCCACTGTCATGATGCATGactaaaccacacacacacaccaacacacaggcTTTCCCTTACCACTCCTACACACACCACCCGCTCCGCGTGCGCATTTGCTTTCATGGATGTGTgcttgatttgtgtgtgtgtgtgtttgtgtgtgtgtgtgtttgtgtgtttatgtgtgtgtttgtgtgttaatgtgtgtgtttgtgtgtttgtgtgtttatgtgtgtgtttgtgtgttaatgtgtgtgtttgtgtgttaatgtgtgtgtttgtgtgtttgtgtgttaatgtgtgtgtttgtgtgtttgtgtgttaatgtgtgtgtttgtgtgtttgtgtgtttatgtgtgtgtgtatttctatgtggccATTCCAATATCTGTGAATAATTGATGTTTGTGTATGACATAGACCAATAGAAATAGAGGCTTCCCCctgccacaccacaccaccagcTGTGCTTAGTTCACcttcatgtgtgagtgtgtgtgtctctctctatctgtctgtacaGTATCCGCTCGTCATGTCTTGCACAGCGAGACTCAACATCTCTGATCCTAACCAACTGGTGTTAACCTGCCACCTTATCGGTTAATCAATCAATTGGTTGATTGAAGTGTTGCTACAAAGTTGCTCTCTCCAGAGGAAGTCACACAGTCCCACTGTCATAAAGACAGTGGGGGGGATCAAGGGGGCGaggggcggtgtgtgtgtgtatgtgtgtatgcgtgaGTGCTACCAGAGGGGACGGTGGGGCTCGTGTAACTCTGATCTGAGGTGTGTGGTGAGGGTCGAGCGAGTCGATGTTGGCTGCTGAGCCAACACCCACCCCTGGGGTCTGGATAAAGATGGGGAAAcaggtggacacacacacacacacacacacacacacggtcaggtacagtacacacacacattaatacagtTTACAGACGTGGAGAAAGATACACTCCCAGTCAGACACAGAAGCATCTTTGACTTCCGCTCTGCAGCTCACCGCTATAAGACTAAATCTATTGAGCTTTTCTTATTTCATATAGTCTtgatcctttcctctctctctctctctctctctctctctcgctctctctcgctttcaTTCACGCTGTCCTCTGCAGGAGTTTTCTTTCCTAGCCTTGGCGTCACCACTTCCGATTCACCATATCTAATTTCACTTCCTTCGATGGCATGTGTGCACTTACGTGACAGGAGAGTGTAGACACACACTCTATCGATGCATTGTGAAAGTAGTGTATATCTTCTgcacaggatgtgtgtgtgtgtgtgtgtgtgtagaagccCTTTTCTTCAACTAACTGGAATTTCAGTTGACTTAGATGTGACCccagctctgctctgctgtgtACTCTTCCTAAGAGCTCCATTATCCCTCAGCTGTAACAGAACGTATGCGTCTGAAAtggaaccctatcccctatatagtgcactacttttgaccagggtccatagggctgttctcaaaagtagtgcactatataggggatagggtgccatttgggacaaagccaaAGTCTCAAGGCAACATTCCTGGCTTGACTGTCTCTATGATGCTCAGTGGCGTTATAAAGAAGTATTAGACACTACCAGCCATTCAATGAAGAGTTGATAGTGTTAACGACTGCAGTTTTCTCAAGTTGAATTTCCTGTTAATCAGTGCCTCAGCAGCTTTTCTTGGGTGTGTGTCTACCTTCTTTTACTAGTACCCAGAGTGCAACTTCAGTTTCTGAAGTTTCATTTCTGTTGGTCAACCTTTTGGATgtgcatatacactaccagtcaaacgtttggacacatctactcattcaagggtttttctttatttttactattttctacattgtagaataatagtgaagacatcaaaactatgaaataacacatttggaatcatgtagtaaccaaaaaagtgttaaacaaatcaaaatatattttatatttgagattcttcaaatagccaccctttgcctactCTCTAaaaggaggatggagagaaggaggagggatggagggatggagagagggaggatagagagagggggagggaggatggagagaatcaTGGAGAGAGgtaggatggaggatggagagaggatggagagagggaggatggagagaggtaggatggagagaggatggagagaggatggagagagggatggagagaggatggagagaggatggagagagggatggagagaggatggagagagggatggagagaggatggagagaggatggagagagggatggatggagatatGCTGATGCTTGTATAATATTGGCATACATTATGTCCATCCATCTTGTCCAGTTTTTcacctcttcttccctctctccatcctccatccgtcctcctctccctccctcctccctctgtgctGATCTaatactctctctcctcttcctctcatcttCATCACCCAGTGAAATAGCAAGGATgaccctcttttctctctctcctgagtTCCTCCTACTTCCACATCTTACAGtttctcactgtttctctctgtttctctctgtttctcactgtGTCTCACTGCCACTCAATGTTTGTaagtgcttgcatgtgtgtgcgtgtgcttcaCATTAACACTACAGATGTAAGCTTATGCCATCAGCTCACCTTCttgtgaaaaaaaataaaatattcaataaataaatattcaatgaatatttaTCAATTCTTCACCCCTTCAGCACTGATCGTCTCTGCTATGgaatacactctctctctctctctctctctctctctctctctctctctctctctctctctctctctctctctctctatcatttaATTGAACCACCCAATTGGATGTTTTCTCTCCATACCTGTCATAGAGCCCCCCCGCCCCTGCCCCcgtccccccacacacacatacacacacacttatattctccctccctccccagcagatctctctctctctccctccactctctctctccttccctctttctgctctccctctctccctcgtctTTATTTATAAACTCTCAGACACAGGCACATCTCACGGATGACGCAAATGGACACGCAATGCTGAcaccaaaccaaggggggggg
The DNA window shown above is from Coregonus clupeaformis isolate EN_2021a chromosome 18, ASM2061545v1, whole genome shotgun sequence and carries:
- the LOC121587228 gene encoding reticulon-4 receptor-like 2, producing MDTPTTARSRRCSFMRNCKSGLSLWLVVWLVLGKPGPSAACPHLCVCYPTPMTVSCQAQNFTSVPVGVPYDSQRVFLQNNRITELRVGSFGFGTQVLWLFSNNITWIEAGSFSELRDLEELDLGDNSHLRRLEGGAFRGLEKLQSLHMHRCKLTALPHDLFHKLYSLQFLYLQENQLHFLQDDLFSDLINLSQLFLHGNRIRTLSENVFRGLVNLDRLLLHDNRVRQVNRRAFRDLGRLTMLFLFNNSLAELPGQALRDTQGIEFLRLNGNPWSCGCEALPLWEWFRGARVSSSELLCASPSPRRGMDLRFLREMDFALCPLPDPGTLAGSTTRTFSTKTRWWFSKHKPQSQTKALFEKSSETIKAFPFPQGKNNPPIVTSTNVKYELGEEEAALPKLDAEEYWANYGNEDAGNTLRCFELECPPDFDGLPPNSSSTSSPSLSLLLALSLLAVSINLHLIFG